From Epinephelus lanceolatus isolate andai-2023 chromosome 12, ASM4190304v1, whole genome shotgun sequence, the proteins below share one genomic window:
- the hnrnpca gene encoding heterogeneous nuclear ribonucleoproteins C1/C2 isoform X7, with translation MASSNVTNKTDPRSLNSRVFIGNLNTLLVTKADVEAIFSKYGKVVGCSVHKGYAFVQFANERNARAAVNGEDGRMIVGQVLDINLAGEPKPHRSKTTKRSAGDMYSSSSFELDYDFQRDYYDRMYSYPSRVPAPPPPLSRAVIPSKRPRVSLSGGSSRRTKSSFSSSKSSQRTSSSRAMKVDELQTIKRELTQIKSKVDDLLDSLERMEKDHSKKSEAKGTKTEPGEVTSPPHTSNKKEDGIKRERESQETNDSDEEEEEEGDLLEEEEVKSQEREDEEDDDEEEEGEHVEGDDDADSVNGEEDS, from the exons ATGGCCAGCAGCAACGTCACCAACAAGACCGACCCACGCTCCCTTAACTCCCGGGTCTTCATCGGCAACCTCAACACCCTGCTGGTCACCAAGGCAGATGTTGAGGCCATCTTCTCCAAATATGGCAAGGTCGTCGGCTGCTCGGTCCACAAGGGCTACGCCTTCGTTCAGTTCGCCAACGAGAGGAACGCCCGAGCTGCCGTCAACGGCGAGGACGGGAGGATGATTGTCGGGCAAGTACTTG ACATCAACCTGGCCGGAGAACCCAAACCTCACAGGTCAAAAACTACCAAACGCTCAGCTGGAGACATGTACAG cagttccTCATTTGAACTCGACTATGACTTTCAGAGAGATTATTACGACAG AATGTACTCGTACCCCTCCCGTGTTCCCGCTCCCCCTCCCCCTTTGTCGCGGGCCGTGATCCCATCCAAGCGCCCTCGGGTCAGTCTGAGCGGAGGAAGCAGCCGGCGGACCAAGAGCAGCTTCTCTTCCTCCAAGAGCAGTCAGAGGACTTCCTCATCCAGAGCAA TGAAAGTTGACGAGCTGCAGACCATCAAGCGGGAGTTGACTCAGATCAAAAGCAAAGTGGATGACCTGCTGGATAGCCTGGAACGCATGGAGAAGGACCACAGCAAGAAGTCAG AAGCTAAGGGTACAAAAACGGAGCCAGGAGAGGTGACTTCACCTCCGCACACAAGCAACAAGAAGGAGGATGGGattaagagagagagggagagccagGAGACAAACGACTCtgacgaggaggaagaggaggagggagacctgctggaggaggaagag GTGAAGAGTCAAGAgagggaggatgaagaggacgatgacgaggaggaggaaggagagcacGTTGAAGGTGACGACGATGCGGACAGTGTCAACGGCGAAGAGGACTCGTAG
- the hnrnpca gene encoding heterogeneous nuclear ribonucleoproteins C1/C2 isoform X3, giving the protein MDRSPTTSSLMASSNVTNKTDPRSLNSRVFIGNLNTLLVTKADVEAIFSKYGKVVGCSVHKGYAFVQFANERNARAAVNGEDGRMIVGQVLDINLAGEPKPHRSKTTKRSAGDMYSSSSFELDYDFQRDYYDRMYSYPSRVPAPPPPLSRAVIPSKRPRVSLSGGSSRRTKSSFSSSKSSQRTSSSRAMKVDELQTIKRELTQIKSKVDDLLDSLERMEKDHSKKSEAKGTKTEPGEVTSPPHTSNKKEDGIKRERESQETNDSDEEEEEEGDLLEEEEVKSQEREDEEDDDEEEEGEHVEGDDDADSVNGEEDS; this is encoded by the exons ATGGA TCGTTCACCAACCACCTCCAGCCTGATGGCCAGCAGCAACGTCACCAACAAGACCGACCCACGCTCCCTTAACTCCCGGGTCTTCATCGGCAACCTCAACACCCTGCTGGTCACCAAGGCAGATGTTGAGGCCATCTTCTCCAAATATGGCAAGGTCGTCGGCTGCTCGGTCCACAAGGGCTACGCCTTCGTTCAGTTCGCCAACGAGAGGAACGCCCGAGCTGCCGTCAACGGCGAGGACGGGAGGATGATTGTCGGGCAAGTACTTG ACATCAACCTGGCCGGAGAACCCAAACCTCACAGGTCAAAAACTACCAAACGCTCAGCTGGAGACATGTACAG cagttccTCATTTGAACTCGACTATGACTTTCAGAGAGATTATTACGACAG AATGTACTCGTACCCCTCCCGTGTTCCCGCTCCCCCTCCCCCTTTGTCGCGGGCCGTGATCCCATCCAAGCGCCCTCGGGTCAGTCTGAGCGGAGGAAGCAGCCGGCGGACCAAGAGCAGCTTCTCTTCCTCCAAGAGCAGTCAGAGGACTTCCTCATCCAGAGCAA TGAAAGTTGACGAGCTGCAGACCATCAAGCGGGAGTTGACTCAGATCAAAAGCAAAGTGGATGACCTGCTGGATAGCCTGGAACGCATGGAGAAGGACCACAGCAAGAAGTCAG AAGCTAAGGGTACAAAAACGGAGCCAGGAGAGGTGACTTCACCTCCGCACACAAGCAACAAGAAGGAGGATGGGattaagagagagagggagagccagGAGACAAACGACTCtgacgaggaggaagaggaggagggagacctgctggaggaggaagag GTGAAGAGTCAAGAgagggaggatgaagaggacgatgacgaggaggaggaaggagagcacGTTGAAGGTGACGACGATGCGGACAGTGTCAACGGCGAAGAGGACTCGTAG
- the hnrnpca gene encoding heterogeneous nuclear ribonucleoproteins C1/C2 isoform X1 has protein sequence MDRSPTTSSLMASSNVTNKTDPRSLNSRVFIGNLNTLLVTKADVEAIFSKYGKVVGCSVHKGYAFVQFANERNARAAVNGEDGRMIVGQVLDINLAGEPKPHRSKTTKRSAGDMYSSSSSFELDYDFQRDYYDRMYSYPSRVPAPPPPLSRAVIPSKRPRVSLSGGSSRRTKSSFSSSKSSQRTSSSRAMKVDELQTIKRELTQIKSKVDDLLDSLERMEKDHSKKSEAKGTKTEPGEVTSPPHTSNKKEDGIKRERESQETNDSDEEEEEEGDLLEEEEVKSQEREDEEDDDEEEEGEHVEGDDDADSVNGEEDS, from the exons ATGGA TCGTTCACCAACCACCTCCAGCCTGATGGCCAGCAGCAACGTCACCAACAAGACCGACCCACGCTCCCTTAACTCCCGGGTCTTCATCGGCAACCTCAACACCCTGCTGGTCACCAAGGCAGATGTTGAGGCCATCTTCTCCAAATATGGCAAGGTCGTCGGCTGCTCGGTCCACAAGGGCTACGCCTTCGTTCAGTTCGCCAACGAGAGGAACGCCCGAGCTGCCGTCAACGGCGAGGACGGGAGGATGATTGTCGGGCAAGTACTTG ACATCAACCTGGCCGGAGAACCCAAACCTCACAGGTCAAAAACTACCAAACGCTCAGCTGGAGACATGTACAG cagcagttccTCATTTGAACTCGACTATGACTTTCAGAGAGATTATTACGACAG AATGTACTCGTACCCCTCCCGTGTTCCCGCTCCCCCTCCCCCTTTGTCGCGGGCCGTGATCCCATCCAAGCGCCCTCGGGTCAGTCTGAGCGGAGGAAGCAGCCGGCGGACCAAGAGCAGCTTCTCTTCCTCCAAGAGCAGTCAGAGGACTTCCTCATCCAGAGCAA TGAAAGTTGACGAGCTGCAGACCATCAAGCGGGAGTTGACTCAGATCAAAAGCAAAGTGGATGACCTGCTGGATAGCCTGGAACGCATGGAGAAGGACCACAGCAAGAAGTCAG AAGCTAAGGGTACAAAAACGGAGCCAGGAGAGGTGACTTCACCTCCGCACACAAGCAACAAGAAGGAGGATGGGattaagagagagagggagagccagGAGACAAACGACTCtgacgaggaggaagaggaggagggagacctgctggaggaggaagag GTGAAGAGTCAAGAgagggaggatgaagaggacgatgacgaggaggaggaaggagagcacGTTGAAGGTGACGACGATGCGGACAGTGTCAACGGCGAAGAGGACTCGTAG
- the hnrnpca gene encoding heterogeneous nuclear ribonucleoproteins C1/C2 isoform X5, with protein sequence MASSNVTNKTDPRSLNSRVFIGNLNTLLVTKADVEAIFSKYGKVVGCSVHKGYAFVQFANERNARAAVNGEDGRMIVGQVLDINLAGEPKPHRSKTTKRSAGDMYSSSSSFELDYDFQRDYYDRMYSYPSRVPAPPPPLSRAVIPSKRPRVSLSGGSSRRTKSSFSSSKSSQRTSSSRAMKVDELQTIKRELTQIKSKVDDLLDSLERMEKDHSKKSEAKGTKTEPGEVTSPPHTSNKKEDGIKRERESQETNDSDEEEEEEGDLLEEEEVKSQEREDEEDDDEEEEGEHVEGDDDADSVNGEEDS encoded by the exons ATGGCCAGCAGCAACGTCACCAACAAGACCGACCCACGCTCCCTTAACTCCCGGGTCTTCATCGGCAACCTCAACACCCTGCTGGTCACCAAGGCAGATGTTGAGGCCATCTTCTCCAAATATGGCAAGGTCGTCGGCTGCTCGGTCCACAAGGGCTACGCCTTCGTTCAGTTCGCCAACGAGAGGAACGCCCGAGCTGCCGTCAACGGCGAGGACGGGAGGATGATTGTCGGGCAAGTACTTG ACATCAACCTGGCCGGAGAACCCAAACCTCACAGGTCAAAAACTACCAAACGCTCAGCTGGAGACATGTACAG cagcagttccTCATTTGAACTCGACTATGACTTTCAGAGAGATTATTACGACAG AATGTACTCGTACCCCTCCCGTGTTCCCGCTCCCCCTCCCCCTTTGTCGCGGGCCGTGATCCCATCCAAGCGCCCTCGGGTCAGTCTGAGCGGAGGAAGCAGCCGGCGGACCAAGAGCAGCTTCTCTTCCTCCAAGAGCAGTCAGAGGACTTCCTCATCCAGAGCAA TGAAAGTTGACGAGCTGCAGACCATCAAGCGGGAGTTGACTCAGATCAAAAGCAAAGTGGATGACCTGCTGGATAGCCTGGAACGCATGGAGAAGGACCACAGCAAGAAGTCAG AAGCTAAGGGTACAAAAACGGAGCCAGGAGAGGTGACTTCACCTCCGCACACAAGCAACAAGAAGGAGGATGGGattaagagagagagggagagccagGAGACAAACGACTCtgacgaggaggaagaggaggagggagacctgctggaggaggaagag GTGAAGAGTCAAGAgagggaggatgaagaggacgatgacgaggaggaggaaggagagcacGTTGAAGGTGACGACGATGCGGACAGTGTCAACGGCGAAGAGGACTCGTAG
- the hnrnpca gene encoding heterogeneous nuclear ribonucleoproteins C1/C2 isoform X2, translating into MDRSPTTSSLMASSNVTNKTDPRSLNSRVFIGNLNTLLVTKADVEAIFSKYGKVVGCSVHKGYAFVQFANERNARAAVNGEDGRMIVGQVLDINLAGEPKPHRSKTTKRSAGDMYSSSSSFELDYDFQRDYYDRMYSYPSRVPAPPPPLSRAVIPSKRPRVSLSGGSSRRTKSSFSSSKSSQRTSSSRAMKVDELQTIKRELTQIKSKVDDLLDSLERMEKDHSKKSAKGTKTEPGEVTSPPHTSNKKEDGIKRERESQETNDSDEEEEEEGDLLEEEEVKSQEREDEEDDDEEEEGEHVEGDDDADSVNGEEDS; encoded by the exons ATGGA TCGTTCACCAACCACCTCCAGCCTGATGGCCAGCAGCAACGTCACCAACAAGACCGACCCACGCTCCCTTAACTCCCGGGTCTTCATCGGCAACCTCAACACCCTGCTGGTCACCAAGGCAGATGTTGAGGCCATCTTCTCCAAATATGGCAAGGTCGTCGGCTGCTCGGTCCACAAGGGCTACGCCTTCGTTCAGTTCGCCAACGAGAGGAACGCCCGAGCTGCCGTCAACGGCGAGGACGGGAGGATGATTGTCGGGCAAGTACTTG ACATCAACCTGGCCGGAGAACCCAAACCTCACAGGTCAAAAACTACCAAACGCTCAGCTGGAGACATGTACAG cagcagttccTCATTTGAACTCGACTATGACTTTCAGAGAGATTATTACGACAG AATGTACTCGTACCCCTCCCGTGTTCCCGCTCCCCCTCCCCCTTTGTCGCGGGCCGTGATCCCATCCAAGCGCCCTCGGGTCAGTCTGAGCGGAGGAAGCAGCCGGCGGACCAAGAGCAGCTTCTCTTCCTCCAAGAGCAGTCAGAGGACTTCCTCATCCAGAGCAA TGAAAGTTGACGAGCTGCAGACCATCAAGCGGGAGTTGACTCAGATCAAAAGCAAAGTGGATGACCTGCTGGATAGCCTGGAACGCATGGAGAAGGACCACAGCAAGAAGTCAG CTAAGGGTACAAAAACGGAGCCAGGAGAGGTGACTTCACCTCCGCACACAAGCAACAAGAAGGAGGATGGGattaagagagagagggagagccagGAGACAAACGACTCtgacgaggaggaagaggaggagggagacctgctggaggaggaagag GTGAAGAGTCAAGAgagggaggatgaagaggacgatgacgaggaggaggaaggagagcacGTTGAAGGTGACGACGATGCGGACAGTGTCAACGGCGAAGAGGACTCGTAG
- the hnrnpca gene encoding heterogeneous nuclear ribonucleoproteins C1/C2 isoform X4 has translation MDRSPTTSSLMASSNVTNKTDPRSLNSRVFIGNLNTLLVTKADVEAIFSKYGKVVGCSVHKGYAFVQFANERNARAAVNGEDGRMIVGQVLDINLAGEPKPHRSKTTKRSAGDMYSSSSFELDYDFQRDYYDRMYSYPSRVPAPPPPLSRAVIPSKRPRVSLSGGSSRRTKSSFSSSKSSQRTSSSRAMKVDELQTIKRELTQIKSKVDDLLDSLERMEKDHSKKSAKGTKTEPGEVTSPPHTSNKKEDGIKRERESQETNDSDEEEEEEGDLLEEEEVKSQEREDEEDDDEEEEGEHVEGDDDADSVNGEEDS, from the exons ATGGA TCGTTCACCAACCACCTCCAGCCTGATGGCCAGCAGCAACGTCACCAACAAGACCGACCCACGCTCCCTTAACTCCCGGGTCTTCATCGGCAACCTCAACACCCTGCTGGTCACCAAGGCAGATGTTGAGGCCATCTTCTCCAAATATGGCAAGGTCGTCGGCTGCTCGGTCCACAAGGGCTACGCCTTCGTTCAGTTCGCCAACGAGAGGAACGCCCGAGCTGCCGTCAACGGCGAGGACGGGAGGATGATTGTCGGGCAAGTACTTG ACATCAACCTGGCCGGAGAACCCAAACCTCACAGGTCAAAAACTACCAAACGCTCAGCTGGAGACATGTACAG cagttccTCATTTGAACTCGACTATGACTTTCAGAGAGATTATTACGACAG AATGTACTCGTACCCCTCCCGTGTTCCCGCTCCCCCTCCCCCTTTGTCGCGGGCCGTGATCCCATCCAAGCGCCCTCGGGTCAGTCTGAGCGGAGGAAGCAGCCGGCGGACCAAGAGCAGCTTCTCTTCCTCCAAGAGCAGTCAGAGGACTTCCTCATCCAGAGCAA TGAAAGTTGACGAGCTGCAGACCATCAAGCGGGAGTTGACTCAGATCAAAAGCAAAGTGGATGACCTGCTGGATAGCCTGGAACGCATGGAGAAGGACCACAGCAAGAAGTCAG CTAAGGGTACAAAAACGGAGCCAGGAGAGGTGACTTCACCTCCGCACACAAGCAACAAGAAGGAGGATGGGattaagagagagagggagagccagGAGACAAACGACTCtgacgaggaggaagaggaggagggagacctgctggaggaggaagag GTGAAGAGTCAAGAgagggaggatgaagaggacgatgacgaggaggaggaaggagagcacGTTGAAGGTGACGACGATGCGGACAGTGTCAACGGCGAAGAGGACTCGTAG
- the hnrnpca gene encoding heterogeneous nuclear ribonucleoproteins C1/C2 isoform X8, whose protein sequence is MASSNVTNKTDPRSLNSRVFIGNLNTLLVTKADVEAIFSKYGKVVGCSVHKGYAFVQFANERNARAAVNGEDGRMIVGQVLDINLAGEPKPHRSKTTKRSAGDMYSSSSFELDYDFQRDYYDRMYSYPSRVPAPPPPLSRAVIPSKRPRVSLSGGSSRRTKSSFSSSKSSQRTSSSRAMKVDELQTIKRELTQIKSKVDDLLDSLERMEKDHSKKSAKGTKTEPGEVTSPPHTSNKKEDGIKRERESQETNDSDEEEEEEGDLLEEEEVKSQEREDEEDDDEEEEGEHVEGDDDADSVNGEEDS, encoded by the exons ATGGCCAGCAGCAACGTCACCAACAAGACCGACCCACGCTCCCTTAACTCCCGGGTCTTCATCGGCAACCTCAACACCCTGCTGGTCACCAAGGCAGATGTTGAGGCCATCTTCTCCAAATATGGCAAGGTCGTCGGCTGCTCGGTCCACAAGGGCTACGCCTTCGTTCAGTTCGCCAACGAGAGGAACGCCCGAGCTGCCGTCAACGGCGAGGACGGGAGGATGATTGTCGGGCAAGTACTTG ACATCAACCTGGCCGGAGAACCCAAACCTCACAGGTCAAAAACTACCAAACGCTCAGCTGGAGACATGTACAG cagttccTCATTTGAACTCGACTATGACTTTCAGAGAGATTATTACGACAG AATGTACTCGTACCCCTCCCGTGTTCCCGCTCCCCCTCCCCCTTTGTCGCGGGCCGTGATCCCATCCAAGCGCCCTCGGGTCAGTCTGAGCGGAGGAAGCAGCCGGCGGACCAAGAGCAGCTTCTCTTCCTCCAAGAGCAGTCAGAGGACTTCCTCATCCAGAGCAA TGAAAGTTGACGAGCTGCAGACCATCAAGCGGGAGTTGACTCAGATCAAAAGCAAAGTGGATGACCTGCTGGATAGCCTGGAACGCATGGAGAAGGACCACAGCAAGAAGTCAG CTAAGGGTACAAAAACGGAGCCAGGAGAGGTGACTTCACCTCCGCACACAAGCAACAAGAAGGAGGATGGGattaagagagagagggagagccagGAGACAAACGACTCtgacgaggaggaagaggaggagggagacctgctggaggaggaagag GTGAAGAGTCAAGAgagggaggatgaagaggacgatgacgaggaggaggaaggagagcacGTTGAAGGTGACGACGATGCGGACAGTGTCAACGGCGAAGAGGACTCGTAG
- the hnrnpca gene encoding heterogeneous nuclear ribonucleoproteins C1/C2 isoform X6, producing the protein MASSNVTNKTDPRSLNSRVFIGNLNTLLVTKADVEAIFSKYGKVVGCSVHKGYAFVQFANERNARAAVNGEDGRMIVGQVLDINLAGEPKPHRSKTTKRSAGDMYSSSSSFELDYDFQRDYYDRMYSYPSRVPAPPPPLSRAVIPSKRPRVSLSGGSSRRTKSSFSSSKSSQRTSSSRAMKVDELQTIKRELTQIKSKVDDLLDSLERMEKDHSKKSAKGTKTEPGEVTSPPHTSNKKEDGIKRERESQETNDSDEEEEEEGDLLEEEEVKSQEREDEEDDDEEEEGEHVEGDDDADSVNGEEDS; encoded by the exons ATGGCCAGCAGCAACGTCACCAACAAGACCGACCCACGCTCCCTTAACTCCCGGGTCTTCATCGGCAACCTCAACACCCTGCTGGTCACCAAGGCAGATGTTGAGGCCATCTTCTCCAAATATGGCAAGGTCGTCGGCTGCTCGGTCCACAAGGGCTACGCCTTCGTTCAGTTCGCCAACGAGAGGAACGCCCGAGCTGCCGTCAACGGCGAGGACGGGAGGATGATTGTCGGGCAAGTACTTG ACATCAACCTGGCCGGAGAACCCAAACCTCACAGGTCAAAAACTACCAAACGCTCAGCTGGAGACATGTACAG cagcagttccTCATTTGAACTCGACTATGACTTTCAGAGAGATTATTACGACAG AATGTACTCGTACCCCTCCCGTGTTCCCGCTCCCCCTCCCCCTTTGTCGCGGGCCGTGATCCCATCCAAGCGCCCTCGGGTCAGTCTGAGCGGAGGAAGCAGCCGGCGGACCAAGAGCAGCTTCTCTTCCTCCAAGAGCAGTCAGAGGACTTCCTCATCCAGAGCAA TGAAAGTTGACGAGCTGCAGACCATCAAGCGGGAGTTGACTCAGATCAAAAGCAAAGTGGATGACCTGCTGGATAGCCTGGAACGCATGGAGAAGGACCACAGCAAGAAGTCAG CTAAGGGTACAAAAACGGAGCCAGGAGAGGTGACTTCACCTCCGCACACAAGCAACAAGAAGGAGGATGGGattaagagagagagggagagccagGAGACAAACGACTCtgacgaggaggaagaggaggagggagacctgctggaggaggaagag GTGAAGAGTCAAGAgagggaggatgaagaggacgatgacgaggaggaggaaggagagcacGTTGAAGGTGACGACGATGCGGACAGTGTCAACGGCGAAGAGGACTCGTAG